From the genome of Mycobacterium dioxanotrophicus, one region includes:
- a CDS encoding PAS and ANTAR domain-containing protein — translation MTDDPNPIGVESPIEHALAGGEPQRVGWFRFYFADERWEWSPQVERMHGYSPGTAQPTTELVLSHKHPEDYGQVAATLDQIRRTGGAFSTRHRILDTDGNVHYVVVVGDQLFDDDGTVVGTHGFYVDVTKSIAAARERLVTETVAELAEARGAIEQAKGMLMVLYRIDADAAFELLKWRSQETNTKLRVLSEQIAHDFLHLDYSETFPNRIVFDRLLLTAHLRAVDREV, via the coding sequence ATGACGGATGATCCAAATCCGATTGGCGTCGAGTCGCCCATCGAGCATGCGCTCGCGGGCGGCGAACCGCAGCGCGTCGGCTGGTTCCGTTTTTATTTCGCCGACGAACGCTGGGAGTGGTCGCCGCAGGTCGAGCGGATGCACGGATACTCACCCGGTACGGCACAGCCGACGACCGAGCTGGTGCTGTCGCACAAGCACCCGGAGGATTACGGGCAGGTGGCGGCCACCCTCGACCAGATCCGCCGGACCGGCGGCGCGTTCAGTACACGCCACCGGATTCTCGACACCGACGGCAACGTCCACTATGTCGTCGTCGTGGGAGATCAACTGTTCGACGACGACGGCACGGTTGTCGGCACCCACGGCTTCTACGTCGACGTCACCAAGTCGATCGCGGCGGCGCGGGAACGACTGGTCACCGAAACCGTGGCCGAACTCGCCGAAGCCCGCGGCGCCATCGAACAGGCCAAGGGCATGTTGATGGTGCTGTACCGGATCGACGCCGATGCCGCGTTCGAGCTGTTGAAATGGCGATCACAGGAGACCAACACCAAGCTGCGCGTGTTGTCCGAACAGATTGCGCACGACTTTCTTCATCTCGACTACAGCGAGACGTTTCCCAACCGCATCGTCTTCGACCGACTCCTGCTCACCGCCCACCTACGGGCCGTGGATCGGGAGGTTTAG
- a CDS encoding DUF2795 domain-containing protein: MGFQVTEVQRYLGGFDYPGSPKDLVAHARPQL, from the coding sequence ATGGGATTTCAAGTGACGGAAGTACAGCGGTACCTCGGCGGATTCGACTACCCCGGATCGCCGAAAGACCTTGTGGCCCATGCCCGTCCTCAGCTCTAG
- the usfY gene encoding protein UsfY yields MGDTAKDPVDHARTTRPHAGETMKDTKNMPAIVLLFVGVVSFVACLAAFATSHGDVGTWLAVLAAVLFVACAVWFGVEHWRVRRREVEWHADHRETGEGSAERER; encoded by the coding sequence ATGGGGGACACCGCCAAGGACCCAGTGGATCACGCTCGTACCACCCGACCGCACGCCGGCGAGACGATGAAAGACACCAAGAACATGCCGGCGATCGTTCTTCTGTTCGTTGGCGTCGTGTCCTTCGTCGCATGCCTCGCCGCATTCGCCACCTCGCACGGTGACGTCGGCACGTGGTTGGCAGTACTCGCCGCCGTCTTGTTCGTGGCCTGCGCAGTGTGGTTCGGCGTGGAGCATTGGCGCGTGCGCCGCAGGGAAGTCGAGTGGCACGCCGACCATCGCGAGACCGGAGAGGGATCCGCGGAACGCGAGCGGTGA
- a CDS encoding HemK2/MTQ2 family protein methyltransferase: protein MTAFALDGVYPPQEDSQLLIDVLAGGAPLKGRSVVDLGTGSGVVAVAAAQLGARSVTAFDICPTAVRCARGNALAAGVEVHVRLGSWSQALECEPFDVVVCNPPYVPSGAEVDTGSIPPWAGPMTAWDGGEDGRLVLDPLCATVPQMLSDDGALLLVQSEFSDIGKSVTLLREAGLETKIAAVQSIPFGPVLSAHARELEASGRLTAGRRHELLAVIRAEKR from the coding sequence ATGACAGCTTTTGCCCTCGACGGTGTGTACCCGCCGCAGGAGGATTCCCAGCTGCTGATCGACGTGCTCGCCGGAGGCGCTCCGCTCAAGGGACGCAGCGTCGTTGATCTCGGCACGGGCAGCGGAGTGGTAGCGGTGGCGGCGGCCCAACTGGGCGCACGGTCGGTCACCGCGTTCGACATCTGCCCGACCGCCGTGCGCTGCGCCCGCGGGAATGCGTTGGCCGCTGGCGTGGAGGTCCATGTTCGGCTGGGTTCTTGGAGTCAGGCCCTGGAATGCGAGCCGTTCGATGTGGTGGTGTGCAATCCGCCCTACGTCCCGTCCGGCGCCGAGGTTGACACCGGTTCGATCCCGCCATGGGCGGGCCCGATGACTGCGTGGGATGGGGGAGAGGACGGACGTCTCGTCCTGGATCCATTGTGTGCGACAGTGCCGCAGATGTTGAGCGATGACGGAGCCCTGCTGCTGGTCCAATCCGAGTTCTCGGACATCGGGAAGTCGGTGACACTGCTGCGCGAGGCCGGTCTGGAAACGAAAATCGCTGCTGTGCAATCTATTCCGTTTGGTCCGGTGCTGTCGGCGCATGCCAGGGAGTTGGAGGCGTCCGGTCGGCTCACCGCTGGCCGACGCCACGAGCTGTTGGCGGTCATCAGGGCGGAAAAACGATGA
- a CDS encoding CDGSH iron-sulfur domain-containing protein, which produces MSEFRTVRVVAGGPILVEGPVKIETPDGRVVESSRFMVAICACRRSKNYPLCDTSHRKARRSVERPK; this is translated from the coding sequence ATGAGCGAGTTCCGGACCGTGCGGGTGGTGGCCGGCGGGCCGATCTTGGTCGAGGGGCCGGTCAAGATCGAGACGCCCGACGGCCGCGTGGTCGAGTCTTCCCGGTTCATGGTCGCGATCTGCGCGTGCCGGCGGTCGAAGAACTACCCACTGTGTGATACCAGCCATCGCAAGGCGCGACGTTCAGTCGAGCGGCCGAAGTAG
- the ctaD gene encoding aa3-type cytochrome oxidase subunit I, translating to MTADALAPPKLAPHRPFPARLGPRGNLVYKLITTTDHKLIGIMYCVACFVFFFIGGLMALLMRTELAEPGLQFLSNEQYNQLFTMHGTVMLLFYATPIVFGFANLVLPLQIGAPDVAFPRLNALSFWLFVFGALIALAGFICPGGAADFGWTAYSPLTDAIHSPGPGGDLWILGLAVGGLGTILGGVNMITTVVCMRAPGMTMFRMPIFTWNVFVTSILVLLAFPILTAALFGLAADRHLGAHIYDPANGGPILWQHLFWFFGHPEVYIVALPFFGIVTEIIPVFSRKPVFGYTTLVYATVSIAALSVAVWAHHMFATGAVLLPFFSFMTYLIAVPTGIKFFNWIGTMWKGQLTFETPMLFSVGFLVTFLLGGLTGVMLASPPLDFHVTDSYFVVAHFHYVLFGTIVFATFAGVYFWFPKMTGRLLDERLGKLHFWLTFIGFHTTFLVQHWLGNQGMPRRYADYLPSDGFTALNVVSTIGAFILGVSMLPFVWNVFKSWRYGEPVTVDDPWGYGNSLEWATSCPPPRHNFTELPRIRSERPAFELHYPHMVERMRTESHVGRDHRTAVEQADAAS from the coding sequence ATGACGGCTGACGCCCTCGCCCCACCGAAACTCGCGCCGCACCGCCCATTCCCGGCGCGCCTCGGGCCACGTGGCAATCTGGTCTACAAGCTGATCACCACCACCGATCACAAGCTGATCGGCATCATGTACTGCGTCGCCTGCTTCGTCTTCTTTTTCATCGGCGGACTGATGGCGCTGCTGATGCGAACGGAGCTGGCCGAGCCCGGCCTGCAGTTCCTGTCGAACGAGCAGTACAACCAGTTGTTCACGATGCACGGCACGGTGATGCTGCTGTTCTACGCGACGCCGATCGTGTTCGGCTTCGCCAACCTGGTTCTCCCATTGCAGATCGGCGCTCCGGACGTGGCGTTCCCGCGCCTGAACGCACTGTCGTTCTGGTTGTTCGTGTTCGGCGCGCTGATCGCGCTTGCGGGATTCATCTGCCCGGGCGGCGCCGCGGACTTCGGTTGGACGGCGTATTCGCCGCTGACCGACGCGATCCACTCGCCCGGTCCGGGCGGTGACCTGTGGATTCTCGGACTGGCCGTGGGTGGTCTCGGCACCATTCTGGGTGGGGTCAACATGATCACCACCGTGGTCTGCATGCGGGCCCCCGGCATGACGATGTTCCGGATGCCGATCTTCACCTGGAACGTCTTCGTCACCAGCATCCTGGTGCTGCTGGCCTTCCCGATCCTGACCGCGGCCCTGTTCGGGCTGGCGGCCGACCGCCACCTGGGCGCTCACATCTACGACCCCGCCAACGGGGGACCGATTCTGTGGCAGCACCTGTTCTGGTTCTTCGGCCACCCCGAGGTGTACATCGTCGCGTTGCCGTTCTTCGGCATCGTCACCGAGATCATCCCGGTGTTCAGCCGTAAGCCGGTCTTCGGCTACACGACGTTGGTCTATGCCACCGTCTCGATCGCGGCGCTCTCGGTAGCGGTCTGGGCGCACCACATGTTCGCGACCGGCGCTGTGCTCCTGCCGTTCTTCTCCTTCATGACGTACCTGATCGCGGTGCCGACCGGCATCAAGTTCTTCAACTGGATCGGCACCATGTGGAAGGGGCAGTTGACGTTCGAGACGCCGATGCTGTTTTCAGTAGGTTTCCTCGTCACGTTCCTGCTCGGCGGTCTGACCGGGGTGATGCTGGCCAGCCCGCCGCTGGACTTCCACGTCACCGACAGCTATTTCGTGGTGGCGCACTTCCATTACGTGCTGTTCGGCACCATCGTGTTCGCGACGTTTGCGGGCGTGTACTTCTGGTTCCCCAAGATGACGGGTCGACTGCTCGACGAACGTTTGGGCAAGTTGCATTTCTGGTTGACCTTCATCGGGTTCCACACCACGTTCCTGGTGCAGCACTGGCTCGGGAACCAGGGCATGCCGCGGCGCTACGCCGACTATCTGCCGTCCGACGGGTTCACCGCGCTCAACGTCGTCTCGACCATCGGCGCATTCATCTTGGGCGTCTCGATGCTGCCGTTCGTCTGGAACGTCTTCAAGAGCTGGCGTTACGGCGAACCGGTCACTGTCGATGATCCGTGGGGTTACGGCAATTCACTCGAGTGGGCAACGAGTTGCCCACCGCCGCGGCACAACTTCACCGAGCTGCCCCGGATCCGTTCGGAGCGACCCGCATTCGAGCTGCATTACCCGCATATGGTCGAGCGGATGCGCACGGAATCTCACGTCGGGCGTGACCATCGGACCGCGGTGGAACAGGCAGATGCCGCCAGCTGA
- a CDS encoding iron-containing redox enzyme family protein, whose amino-acid sequence MTTLPIAAQPKLPDARGPVSAAVIELLAHCAPHTHLEPVEARLHDSDPLGLDLQLALYVCYELHYRDFAGVDPAWEWNAGLLHLRSRMEHAFLAAIRREVGTIEADATPATEMDRLSTEPADGTGPSYHLRDHGTWQQMREYFAHRSVYHLKEGDPHAWLIPRLGGQAKASFVAVEYDEFGAGSGSQVHQQLFADLMAAAELDSGYLAYLGAVPAEALIAVNLMSLFGLHRRLRGAAVGHFAATEITSSPGSQRLVAALQRMQAPEACIKFYREHVEADAVHEQVVRTEVINSLLCSEPTLADDVVFGIRAWEVVEDRLAYWMMKCWTCGRSSLLRPLD is encoded by the coding sequence ATGACAACACTGCCCATCGCCGCACAGCCCAAGCTGCCCGACGCCCGCGGACCCGTTTCGGCTGCGGTCATCGAACTGCTCGCTCATTGCGCACCGCATACCCACCTCGAACCGGTCGAAGCACGACTGCACGACTCCGACCCGTTGGGGCTCGACCTTCAACTGGCGCTCTATGTGTGCTACGAACTGCACTACCGGGACTTCGCCGGTGTCGACCCGGCATGGGAGTGGAACGCCGGTCTGCTGCACCTGCGCTCGCGTATGGAACATGCCTTCCTCGCGGCGATTCGCCGCGAGGTCGGGACGATCGAGGCGGACGCCACGCCGGCGACCGAGATGGACCGGTTGTCGACCGAACCGGCGGACGGCACCGGGCCCAGCTACCATCTGCGCGATCACGGGACCTGGCAGCAGATGCGCGAATACTTCGCGCACCGCTCGGTGTACCACCTCAAGGAGGGCGACCCGCACGCGTGGTTGATCCCGCGGTTGGGAGGGCAGGCGAAGGCGTCGTTCGTGGCCGTCGAATACGACGAGTTCGGGGCCGGCTCGGGAAGCCAAGTGCACCAACAGTTGTTCGCCGATCTGATGGCGGCCGCAGAACTGGACAGCGGTTACCTGGCCTACCTGGGGGCGGTGCCGGCGGAGGCGTTGATCGCGGTGAACCTCATGTCGCTGTTCGGCCTGCACCGACGGTTGCGGGGTGCGGCGGTCGGGCATTTCGCGGCGACGGAGATCACGTCGTCCCCGGGCTCACAGCGGCTGGTGGCCGCGCTGCAACGGATGCAGGCGCCCGAGGCATGCATCAAGTTCTACCGTGAGCATGTCGAAGCCGACGCCGTGCACGAGCAGGTGGTCCGCACCGAGGTGATCAACAGCTTGCTGTGCAGCGAACCGACTCTGGCCGACGACGTGGTGTTCGGGATCCGCGCCTGGGAAGTCGTCGAGGACCGGCTCGCCTACTGGATGATGAAATGCTGGACGTGCGGGCGTAGTTCGCTACTTCGGCCGCTCGACTGA
- a CDS encoding PfkB family carbohydrate kinase — protein MVVGQIGRDVVLQTPELSGTGGTHPVKERREMLGGKGANQAVGLAQLGVPVGLIGVVGADEPGAAALQQAASDGIDTVHVVRRGTTALLVSVIDDAANRLLLEHVPQHALLTPDDIDRGRAGLLAADTVSVQLQQPISSTLRAARQGRQAGALVVADGAVYPDHADELFELVHVFRADADEAELLAGEPVKTPAAARVLADRILRKGPVLVALAISGVGDLLVWRGGSQLFPLSDAPVVDRTGAGDAFMAGLIAALRRDADPVQAGHLATAAARSTVGHLGGRPHLDGLRHA, from the coding sequence ATGGTGGTCGGCCAGATCGGCCGCGACGTGGTGCTGCAGACACCGGAACTGTCGGGGACCGGCGGCACCCACCCGGTCAAAGAGCGCAGGGAGATGCTAGGCGGTAAAGGCGCCAACCAGGCCGTCGGGCTGGCCCAGCTCGGCGTTCCGGTGGGCCTGATCGGCGTGGTCGGTGCCGACGAACCGGGTGCCGCAGCACTGCAGCAGGCAGCGTCCGACGGCATCGACACCGTCCACGTGGTCCGACGCGGCACCACCGCGCTGCTGGTGAGCGTGATCGACGACGCGGCGAATCGGCTGTTGCTCGAACATGTTCCGCAGCACGCGCTGCTCACGCCGGATGACATCGACCGGGGGCGGGCGGGTCTGCTCGCCGCCGACACCGTCTCCGTGCAGCTGCAGCAGCCCATCTCCTCGACCCTGCGTGCGGCGCGGCAAGGCAGGCAAGCCGGTGCCCTCGTTGTCGCCGACGGTGCGGTCTATCCGGACCATGCCGACGAGCTGTTCGAGCTCGTGCACGTGTTTCGCGCGGACGCGGACGAAGCCGAACTGCTCGCCGGCGAACCTGTGAAGACGCCCGCCGCGGCCAGGGTGCTGGCCGACCGGATCCTGCGCAAAGGCCCGGTGCTCGTCGCGCTCGCGATATCCGGTGTCGGCGACCTGTTGGTCTGGCGGGGCGGCAGCCAGTTGTTTCCGCTCTCGGATGCCCCGGTGGTCGACCGTACCGGTGCCGGCGACGCGTTCATGGCAGGGCTGATCGCGGCGCTACGCCGAGACGCCGATCCCGTGCAGGCCGGCCACCTCGCCACCGCCGCCGCGAGGTCCACAGTCGGGCATCTGGGCGGCAGGCCGCACCTGGACGGCCTGCGGCACGCCTAG
- the mbp1 gene encoding microaggregate-binding protein 1 has product MTEKKSGPQEAVRGVVEDAKGKAKEAVGTVTGRDDMVREGKAQQDKADAQQDAAKKEAQADSARAGAKAAEEREQAHQRP; this is encoded by the coding sequence ATGACCGAGAAGAAGTCAGGTCCTCAGGAAGCAGTCAGGGGCGTCGTCGAAGACGCCAAGGGCAAGGCCAAGGAAGCCGTCGGCACGGTAACCGGGCGCGATGACATGGTCCGAGAGGGTAAGGCCCAGCAGGACAAGGCTGATGCCCAGCAGGACGCCGCCAAGAAGGAGGCGCAGGCCGATTCCGCCCGAGCAGGTGCGAAGGCGGCCGAAGAGCGCGAACAGGCCCATCAACGGCCGTAG
- a CDS encoding glycosyltransferase, whose protein sequence is MDSDPPRTVLAWHVHGSWMESFVAGRHRYLIPVNEAGDADGKGLLGRDWPRAQEISTDQLRDQDIDLIVLQRPREIELAAELLGRRPGIDIPAVYVEHNAPRPDAVDSDHVLAGRMDIPLIHVTEFNRLMWDNGIAPTKVITHGIADPGNLYTGDVAAAATMINEPLRRWRTVGADLLAELSSQVPIDVWGIGSRELNRKGALAAVRGKGDVPHPRVLYQIARRRVYLHTARWTSLGMSLVEAMFLGMPIVAVGSTMAPMTVLAEAGVVSADVKTLAYALQGFVTDASAAAIAGKAARAYALAHFGLDRFLKDWDRVIAECCR, encoded by the coding sequence ATGGATTCAGACCCCCCGCGCACGGTGCTCGCGTGGCATGTGCACGGCTCATGGATGGAGTCGTTTGTCGCCGGGCGGCACCGTTATCTGATACCCGTCAACGAGGCGGGTGATGCAGACGGGAAAGGTCTGCTTGGCCGTGATTGGCCACGCGCACAAGAAATTTCGACAGACCAGTTGAGAGATCAGGACATCGACCTGATCGTGCTGCAGCGGCCGAGGGAGATCGAGCTGGCGGCAGAGTTGCTGGGCCGGCGCCCCGGCATCGACATTCCGGCGGTCTACGTCGAGCACAACGCCCCGCGGCCGGATGCGGTCGACAGTGACCATGTGCTGGCCGGGCGCATGGACATCCCGCTGATCCACGTCACCGAATTCAACAGGCTGATGTGGGACAACGGCATAGCCCCGACCAAGGTGATCACCCACGGCATCGCCGACCCCGGCAATCTCTACACCGGTGACGTGGCGGCTGCGGCGACCATGATCAACGAACCGCTGCGCCGGTGGCGCACCGTGGGAGCCGACCTGCTGGCCGAGCTCAGCAGCCAGGTCCCGATCGACGTGTGGGGCATCGGTTCTCGGGAACTCAACCGCAAAGGTGCACTCGCGGCGGTGCGCGGTAAGGGCGACGTCCCGCATCCGCGTGTGCTGTATCAGATCGCCCGCCGTCGGGTGTACCTGCACACCGCACGCTGGACGTCGTTGGGCATGTCGCTGGTCGAGGCGATGTTCCTCGGCATGCCGATCGTCGCTGTCGGCTCGACGATGGCTCCGATGACGGTGCTCGCCGAGGCGGGCGTGGTGAGCGCGGACGTCAAGACACTCGCATACGCGCTGCAGGGGTTCGTGACTGACGCATCCGCGGCTGCGATCGCGGGCAAGGCGGCGCGAGCGTACGCGCTGGCGCACTTCGGCCTCGACCGGTTCCTCAAGGACTGGGACCGGGTGATCGCCGAATGCTGCCGATGA